A genomic stretch from Rubripirellula reticaptiva includes:
- a CDS encoding DUF1573 domain-containing protein, translated as MTQNILSVSLALLSVAIAAGITRGDGEETGSHLNNESDQTEQRLALCDGRSIVSLGVARPGDKLSAAIRLNNEKESTQRITGATVSCGCLKVVPGRRVVLARSSTLLKVYTEAGKRTGRHEQTVTLNGVDDRKESFVKQIVFYYDIVGDFQLSVPSNRWMIDRSSSQAPTLEFVLRGFRETDLKRVDVDVNGVEVQVSRTSVAPRGDESSREVCVATLVDPSSIVSPLAITVSASYLAEGHVTESSMSERIVLINKPSVTIYPKSPRIEDGNVVVFARLLSDPVEGVRFRLRQRNAVALIGTYKKLGPRFYQVDFGK; from the coding sequence TTGACCCAAAATATCCTTTCGGTTTCACTTGCACTGCTCAGCGTCGCCATCGCAGCAGGAATAACGCGTGGAGACGGAGAAGAAACAGGTTCGCATCTCAATAACGAAAGCGACCAGACTGAACAAAGGCTGGCGTTGTGTGACGGAAGGAGCATCGTTTCGCTAGGGGTCGCAAGACCGGGCGATAAGCTTTCTGCCGCGATTAGGCTCAATAACGAAAAAGAATCTACGCAAAGAATTACCGGAGCGACAGTTTCATGCGGCTGCTTGAAGGTCGTTCCGGGGCGTCGCGTGGTCCTTGCGAGATCGTCAACCTTGCTAAAAGTTTACACAGAAGCTGGTAAGCGAACAGGTAGGCATGAGCAGACGGTAACACTAAACGGGGTTGATGACCGCAAAGAGAGTTTCGTTAAACAAATTGTTTTCTATTATGACATCGTTGGTGACTTTCAGCTTTCCGTTCCTTCAAATCGATGGATGATTGATCGCTCTTCTTCGCAGGCCCCAACACTTGAATTTGTGCTTCGCGGATTTCGTGAGACGGATTTGAAACGAGTTGATGTGGATGTCAACGGTGTCGAGGTTCAAGTCAGTCGTACGTCGGTCGCTCCACGAGGAGATGAGTCGAGTCGAGAGGTTTGCGTAGCGACTCTGGTCGATCCGTCATCAATTGTCAGCCCGCTCGCAATTACTGTTTCGGCATCGTACCTAGCCGAAGGCCACGTAACTGAATCAAGTATGTCGGAGCGAATTGTACTAATAAACAAACCTAGCGTAACAATTTACCCAAAGTCTCCAAGGATTGAGGACGGGAATGTAGTGGTTTTTGCGAGACTATTGAGTGACCCCGTTGAAGGTGTGAGGTTTCGGCTTAGGCAACGAAATGCGGTCGCACTCATTGGAACCTACAAGAAACTTGGACCGCGATTCTATCAAGTTGATTTTGGCAAGTGA
- the asnB gene encoding asparagine synthase (glutamine-hydrolyzing), protein MCGITGSVWRDDRSAITPDHLKKMTDTIAHRGPNDSQIWMNPDHRDAYGNRIGVGLGFRRLSIIDLEGARQPLSNEDGTVRLVFNGEIYNFQTLRRRLEGTGHTFATHGDGESIVHLYEDLGTDCFDQLNGMFAIAIWDARRNRMVLARDRIGQKPLYYAVKDDRLVFGSELKCLAAVPGVCTEIDPAAIDEFLTYQYIPHPGTIWKGVRKLEPGHYAIYENGELSVHRYWNFDPSVERPIRPAEAQERLRELLSDSVKLRLQADVPLGSFLSGGIDSSLITAIAQSQSPNPVNTFSIGFPIADFDETVYAAQVAKHLGTKHTRFEVTPSGVDVIDKLVWHYDEPFGDSSAVPTWYLSELTKREVTVALSGDGGDELFAGYERYQALWLSQKLQRLFPIQRIPGIGLIRRLPDSNKRRSIVRRGKRFLEALGQPTARRYLNWLQIFPESLRASMYTDEFVASLPESDPFDFLDSVWARSEGRDVVTRASTSDILSYLPCDLCTKVDIASMAHGLEVRQPLLDYRIVEFAASLPVDMKFRGRRGKLILQDTFGSMIPPSIFTRKKMGFGIPIGAWFRNELKPMVHDTLLADDAKIAPIFRKEAVAELVRSHETNEQNHGYRLWNLLTLEKWLRQWT, encoded by the coding sequence ATGTGCGGAATCACTGGCTCGGTTTGGCGTGACGATCGCTCTGCGATCACGCCTGATCATCTGAAAAAGATGACCGACACGATCGCGCACCGTGGTCCCAACGATTCACAGATCTGGATGAACCCCGATCACCGTGACGCCTACGGCAATCGAATCGGGGTCGGCTTGGGATTCCGCCGTCTCAGCATCATTGACCTCGAAGGTGCTCGGCAACCGCTTTCCAACGAAGACGGTACCGTCCGATTGGTTTTCAATGGCGAGATCTACAACTTCCAAACCTTGCGGCGACGTCTCGAAGGCACCGGACACACGTTCGCGACTCACGGCGACGGCGAGTCGATCGTCCACTTGTATGAAGACCTTGGCACCGACTGCTTTGATCAGCTTAACGGGATGTTCGCGATCGCGATTTGGGATGCCCGACGCAACCGCATGGTCTTAGCACGCGATCGCATCGGACAAAAGCCGCTGTACTATGCCGTCAAAGATGATCGACTGGTTTTCGGTAGCGAACTGAAATGCTTGGCTGCGGTACCCGGTGTCTGTACCGAGATCGACCCTGCCGCCATCGATGAGTTCCTAACCTATCAATACATTCCTCATCCCGGCACGATCTGGAAAGGAGTTCGAAAGTTAGAACCTGGTCACTATGCCATTTACGAAAATGGCGAGCTGTCCGTCCATCGATACTGGAATTTTGACCCATCAGTCGAGCGTCCAATCCGCCCCGCCGAGGCTCAAGAACGACTCCGCGAACTGCTCAGTGATTCGGTAAAGCTACGACTACAAGCAGATGTTCCGCTCGGGTCATTTTTGTCCGGTGGTATTGATTCGTCCTTGATCACTGCCATCGCACAGTCTCAATCGCCAAACCCAGTCAACACATTCAGTATCGGTTTTCCGATCGCCGATTTCGATGAAACGGTCTATGCCGCACAAGTTGCCAAGCACCTGGGCACCAAACACACGCGATTCGAAGTAACGCCCAGTGGCGTTGATGTGATCGACAAGTTGGTGTGGCATTACGACGAACCGTTTGGCGACTCATCGGCGGTTCCCACCTGGTATCTTTCGGAACTGACCAAACGCGAAGTCACTGTGGCGTTGTCAGGCGACGGTGGCGACGAACTGTTCGCCGGTTATGAACGGTATCAAGCGTTATGGTTGAGCCAAAAACTGCAACGGTTATTTCCGATTCAAAGGATTCCCGGCATCGGTTTGATCCGGCGGTTGCCCGACTCAAACAAGCGTCGATCGATCGTGCGGCGTGGCAAACGGTTCCTTGAAGCACTTGGTCAACCAACTGCGCGACGCTACTTGAATTGGCTGCAGATCTTCCCGGAATCGCTTCGCGCGTCGATGTACACGGACGAGTTCGTGGCATCCCTGCCTGAATCCGATCCGTTCGACTTTCTAGATTCGGTGTGGGCACGAAGTGAAGGACGTGATGTCGTCACGCGAGCGAGCACGTCGGACATTCTGTCGTACTTGCCATGCGATCTCTGTACGAAAGTCGACATCGCATCGATGGCACACGGTTTGGAAGTTCGTCAACCGTTACTGGATTACCGGATTGTTGAATTCGCCGCATCGTTGCCCGTCGACATGAAGTTCCGCGGGCGACGCGGAAAGTTGATTCTGCAGGACACGTTCGGATCGATGATCCCGCCATCGATCTTCACACGGAAGAAGATGGGATTTGGCATCCCGATCGGTGCCTGGTTCCGAAACGAATTGAAACCAATGGTTCACGACACACTACTAGCCGACGATGCCAAGATCGCACCGATTTTCCGCAAAGAAGCCGTCGCCGAACTGGTCCGCTCGCACGAAACGAACGAGCAAAACCACGGCTACCGATTGTGGAATTTGCTGACCCTCGAAAAGTGGCTGCGGCAGTGGACTTAG
- a CDS encoding ATP-binding response regulator, with the protein MSSILLAEDSSTHAALIRSILESGGHQVECVENGRLAFETLSQRQPDLVVTDLRMPEMNGMELVQAVAEQYPKLPSVVVTARGSESLAVDALALGAANFVPKNSLSKLLCRVVGQTIRMAASDRVFDGSGQKSTCPEYTLQLSNNLTSIEPVVHFVVQSLASAGHMNTTQRVRLGTAVHSALLNAICFGNLEIRDDETLLSRWLGNEETGIQEMAERTASKEYAGQTVELKFSVGTDDTRIQVSQSGRGRVTRMTPAPGTPESFELEQCRGLMLLTSFMDDVIFRSGNCEVVMVKRHTHSPALPAG; encoded by the coding sequence ATGTCATCAATCTTACTGGCCGAGGACAGTTCGACTCACGCTGCGTTGATTCGGTCCATTCTGGAGTCTGGCGGGCATCAGGTCGAGTGCGTTGAGAATGGGCGACTGGCGTTTGAGACACTTAGCCAGCGGCAACCGGATCTGGTCGTCACAGACCTGCGAATGCCGGAAATGAACGGAATGGAATTGGTCCAGGCCGTAGCCGAGCAATACCCCAAACTGCCCTCGGTCGTCGTAACCGCGCGGGGGAGCGAATCGCTGGCCGTCGATGCGCTTGCGTTGGGAGCGGCCAACTTTGTCCCCAAAAATTCGCTCTCGAAGTTGCTTTGCCGCGTGGTGGGCCAAACCATCCGAATGGCTGCATCGGACCGAGTCTTTGACGGCAGTGGCCAAAAATCGACCTGTCCCGAATACACTTTGCAACTTTCCAACAATTTGACCTCGATCGAGCCGGTCGTGCATTTCGTCGTCCAGTCACTGGCCTCGGCAGGGCACATGAACACAACCCAGCGGGTGCGATTGGGAACCGCGGTCCACAGCGCGCTGCTGAACGCGATCTGTTTTGGCAATCTGGAAATTCGAGATGACGAGACGCTGCTTAGCCGATGGCTTGGCAATGAAGAAACTGGAATTCAGGAAATGGCCGAACGGACGGCCAGCAAAGAGTACGCGGGACAAACCGTTGAACTAAAATTTTCAGTCGGCACGGACGACACTCGTATCCAAGTCTCACAAAGCGGACGCGGCCGAGTGACACGCATGACCCCGGCACCGGGAACACCGGAATCTTTCGAGCTGGAACAGTGTCGTGGCCTGATGTTGTTGACCAGCTTCATGGATGACGTCATCTTCCGATCTGGCAACTGCGAAGTGGTGATGGTGAAACGGCATACGCATTCACCCGCTCTACCAGCCGGCTAG
- a CDS encoding prolyl oligopeptidase family serine peptidase, whose translation MVAFAGIGAAGLSAIADGPADNRADQVRPIPPPGIELDAAVSDGLMKRCESIRTRFIAIDLEGKDVKVQSLASEVLVFPRAVELAIEFGQFYKPREIESAGKLLDEAERRITVIKDGGDWGEVVGIGDGVNQKLIVGGYQSKIDGSFQPYSVVLPAGMRKCDPRPRRLDIWFHGRGETLSEVGFLTKQQTNAGEYAPVDTLVLHPYGRYCNAFKFAGEVDVLESLEYVKSRLAVDPARISVRGFSMGGAACWQMATHHADRWFAANPGAGFSETPEFLSFFQNEDARATAPDYQQSLWQWYDCPPWAGNLKQCPTIAYSGEIDKQKQAADVMETALRGVGIDLVHVIGPNTAHKIHPDSKTKIESTMATLARIADTVAPRRIEFTTVTLRYHQMYWVDVQGLAQHWKPAEVVADVDSASRIRIKTDNVTHLNLQFGPGQWPGATSGPVKIEIDGTTIIGPAIRSDRSWNVSLVRSEKEWATASEEATTELRKRPGLQGPIDDALMDSFVFVMPGDKSSDKVVQQWVESESVHAMDQWRKHFRGDVRQTVDRDLTDQQIASSNLILFGDVESNEVIARIADELPVEWSDSDVTIGEHKVPRTGHVPILIFPNPLNPNRYVVINSGFTFREYDYLNNARQTPKLPDWALVDVTGGATSQAAGEVKAAGFFDEKWQP comes from the coding sequence TTGGTTGCTTTTGCGGGAATCGGTGCTGCCGGTTTATCCGCGATAGCGGACGGGCCTGCTGACAACCGGGCGGATCAAGTTCGTCCGATTCCGCCGCCGGGTATCGAGTTAGATGCCGCGGTCAGCGATGGGTTGATGAAAAGGTGTGAGTCGATTCGCACTCGGTTCATCGCCATCGATCTTGAGGGCAAAGACGTCAAAGTTCAGTCGCTCGCCAGCGAAGTGTTGGTCTTTCCTCGCGCGGTTGAACTGGCCATCGAATTTGGCCAATTCTACAAGCCACGCGAAATCGAATCGGCCGGGAAGTTGTTGGATGAGGCAGAGCGGCGAATTACCGTGATCAAAGACGGCGGCGATTGGGGCGAGGTGGTCGGCATCGGCGACGGAGTGAACCAGAAGCTGATTGTCGGTGGTTATCAATCGAAAATTGATGGTTCTTTTCAACCATATAGCGTCGTCCTGCCGGCGGGAATGCGCAAGTGTGACCCACGTCCGCGGCGACTGGATATTTGGTTTCATGGTCGCGGTGAAACTCTCAGCGAAGTTGGCTTCCTGACCAAACAGCAAACCAATGCCGGTGAATATGCTCCGGTGGATACGCTTGTATTGCATCCTTACGGTCGTTATTGCAACGCATTCAAATTCGCTGGCGAAGTCGATGTGCTCGAGTCGCTCGAATACGTCAAGTCGCGACTAGCCGTCGATCCCGCCCGCATCAGCGTGCGTGGATTTTCCATGGGCGGTGCAGCATGCTGGCAGATGGCGACTCATCACGCAGATCGCTGGTTTGCGGCCAACCCAGGTGCCGGTTTCTCGGAAACGCCAGAGTTCTTGAGCTTCTTTCAGAATGAAGATGCTCGCGCGACCGCGCCGGATTACCAACAATCGCTGTGGCAGTGGTACGATTGCCCGCCGTGGGCTGGTAACCTCAAGCAATGTCCAACCATCGCGTACAGTGGCGAGATCGACAAGCAAAAGCAAGCAGCCGACGTGATGGAGACGGCGCTTCGTGGTGTCGGAATCGATCTGGTCCACGTGATTGGACCCAATACGGCGCACAAAATTCATCCTGATTCAAAAACGAAAATCGAATCAACCATGGCGACGCTCGCACGTATCGCGGACACTGTCGCGCCGCGGCGGATTGAATTTACGACCGTGACACTTCGGTATCACCAAATGTACTGGGTTGATGTGCAAGGCCTAGCACAACACTGGAAGCCGGCCGAAGTGGTCGCCGATGTTGATTCTGCATCGCGAATTCGGATCAAAACCGACAACGTCACTCATCTGAATTTACAGTTTGGGCCGGGTCAATGGCCGGGCGCCACGTCGGGGCCAGTCAAGATCGAGATCGACGGGACTACGATCATCGGTCCTGCGATTCGTTCGGATCGATCGTGGAATGTTTCACTGGTGCGAAGTGAAAAGGAATGGGCGACGGCTTCGGAAGAAGCAACAACCGAACTTCGGAAGCGTCCAGGACTGCAAGGTCCGATCGACGATGCGTTGATGGATTCGTTTGTGTTCGTGATGCCGGGCGACAAGTCCAGTGATAAGGTCGTTCAGCAATGGGTCGAGTCCGAATCGGTGCACGCGATGGACCAGTGGCGGAAACATTTTCGCGGGGACGTCCGTCAAACCGTCGATCGTGATTTGACCGATCAACAGATTGCATCGAGCAACTTGATTCTGTTTGGTGATGTTGAATCGAACGAAGTGATCGCGAGAATTGCGGACGAGTTGCCGGTGGAGTGGAGTGACAGCGATGTCACGATTGGCGAGCACAAAGTGCCGCGGACCGGCCATGTGCCGATCTTGATCTTTCCAAACCCGCTAAACCCCAATCGTTATGTTGTCATCAACAGCGGGTTCACATTTCGTGAATACGACTATCTCAATAACGCCCGCCAAACACCAAAGTTGCCTGACTGGGCACTGGTGGATGTGACCGGCGGCGCGACGTCCCAGGCAGCAGGCGAAGTAAAAGCCGCCGGCTTCTTTGACGAAAAATGGCAACCGTAA
- a CDS encoding carbon storage regulator, with amino-acid sequence MLVLSRKIGESIEIPALGVVVRILDLKTSRTEIGIEAPRELAIVRGEIADRRSDADMSRSAGSSHRMTEEIQVGEIEAQIAALAKLASPTNRAIAGQLAADLQNRIAQLKSSQPLRAIPVDDRVAIRPEVLDELRRKQAVRNKDAICVRQASVGYAIDCATAVSA; translated from the coding sequence ATGTTGGTACTGTCACGGAAAATAGGGGAATCGATCGAGATTCCCGCTTTGGGCGTCGTGGTTCGAATCTTGGATTTGAAGACGTCACGAACCGAAATTGGGATCGAGGCGCCTCGCGAACTCGCCATCGTCCGAGGTGAAATCGCCGATCGTCGATCAGACGCGGACATGTCCCGATCCGCAGGTTCGAGCCATCGGATGACCGAAGAAATTCAGGTCGGTGAAATCGAAGCCCAGATTGCTGCGTTGGCGAAACTCGCGTCACCGACGAACCGAGCCATCGCCGGACAATTGGCTGCGGATTTGCAGAACCGCATCGCCCAGCTTAAGTCGTCACAACCTTTGCGAGCTATTCCGGTTGACGATCGTGTCGCGATTCGCCCCGAGGTGCTTGACGAACTGCGCCGCAAGCAAGCAGTGCGAAACAAAGATGCCATCTGCGTCCGACAAGCGTCGGTCGGGTACGCGATCGACTGCGCAACCGCGGTATCAGCCTAA
- a CDS encoding HD-GYP domain-containing protein, producing MSATFARVSLSTLSVGTVLSSPIFDPDSAGTKLLGKNIEINEQFLNMLVKRGINNVVVNRRDLARLKAGAPQGIARKADDHSYSQICKTNRATSDIDEEVVGEGFKASIEMPTETVAERLGAPRQDRYDRHHMLETVKKSEQQIAYLDELFVNLIKGSSANDESLEGVCRDSVKSILDDRDMFLCLGLNPFDTEYPARHSLHVCSVAISIGLMLGLDDASLVDLGTGCLIHDVGMKMMPRKVYTEKRKLTPDELTSLAEHPVLTLDALQCPGVRISRVARIVAYQLHERCDGSGYPRGRVVDEIHPLARIAAVADAYVGLVSNRGHRKGLMPYFAIEKLLHDVAGGKFDSKSVRGLLHAVSLFPIGSFVEMSDGQVGRVVRSNGENFTRPIVEIWNARHREYEIDMINLASENSVQIVRATRAPQAA from the coding sequence GTGTCTGCCACCTTCGCTCGCGTCTCGCTATCGACACTTTCGGTCGGGACCGTTCTATCTTCGCCTATCTTTGATCCTGATTCGGCAGGAACAAAGCTGCTGGGCAAGAACATCGAAATCAACGAGCAGTTTCTCAACATGCTCGTCAAACGCGGAATCAACAATGTCGTTGTCAATCGACGTGACCTCGCGAGGCTAAAAGCGGGTGCGCCGCAAGGCATTGCCCGCAAAGCCGACGACCATTCGTACTCGCAAATTTGCAAGACAAACCGAGCCACTTCTGACATCGATGAAGAAGTCGTCGGTGAAGGATTCAAGGCATCAATCGAGATGCCGACCGAGACAGTTGCCGAACGACTTGGAGCACCGCGCCAGGATCGCTATGACCGACATCACATGCTCGAAACGGTCAAGAAATCCGAACAACAAATCGCTTACCTTGACGAATTGTTCGTGAATCTGATCAAAGGATCCTCGGCCAATGACGAATCACTTGAGGGCGTTTGCCGAGACAGCGTCAAGTCGATTCTTGACGACCGCGACATGTTCCTTTGTCTGGGCTTGAATCCATTCGACACCGAGTATCCAGCGCGACATAGCCTGCATGTGTGCAGCGTCGCGATTTCCATTGGCCTAATGCTTGGGCTAGATGATGCCAGTCTTGTCGATCTTGGCACGGGATGCTTGATCCATGACGTCGGAATGAAAATGATGCCGCGAAAGGTCTATACCGAGAAGCGAAAGTTGACGCCGGACGAACTTACCTCTCTCGCCGAGCACCCGGTACTGACACTCGATGCGTTACAATGCCCCGGAGTCCGGATCTCGCGAGTCGCACGAATCGTGGCCTACCAACTTCACGAGCGATGCGACGGCAGTGGTTACCCGCGCGGTCGTGTGGTGGACGAGATTCACCCGCTGGCTCGGATCGCTGCGGTCGCAGATGCCTATGTCGGATTGGTATCGAACCGTGGTCACCGCAAAGGCCTGATGCCGTACTTCGCGATCGAGAAACTTCTGCACGACGTTGCCGGTGGAAAATTCGATTCGAAGTCCGTTCGCGGTTTACTGCACGCGGTGTCTTTATTCCCCATCGGTTCGTTCGTCGAAATGAGTGACGGCCAAGTTGGGCGTGTCGTTCGATCCAACGGCGAAAACTTTACTCGGCCGATCGTCGAAATCTGGAACGCGCGCCACCGAGAATACGAAATCGACATGATCAATCTGGCGAGCGAAAATAGCGTCCAAATCGTTCGCGCCACGCGAGCCCCACAGGCGGCCTGA